Proteins encoded together in one Coffea arabica cultivar ET-39 chromosome 2c, Coffea Arabica ET-39 HiFi, whole genome shotgun sequence window:
- the LOC113725176 gene encoding splicing factor-like protein 1, translated as MKELTGGIEFDPEIQALNSRLIEITRKLQSGLPLDDRPEGARSPSPEPIYDNMGIRINTREYRAREKLNRERQEIISQILKKNPAFKPPADYRPPKLQKKLYIPMKEFPGYNFIGLIIGPRGNTQKRMERETGAKIVIRGKGSVKEGRLQQKRDLKPDPSENEDLHVLVEAETQESLDAAAAMVEKLLQPVDEVLNEHKRQQLRELAALNGTIRDEEYCRLCGEPGHRQYACPSKTSTFKSDVLCKICGDGGHPTIDCPVKNTTGKKMDDEYQNFLAELGGTGPESSTKQSSAALALPGIPGSNPPWASNGSNNSGVSSTTPGLGANLIKPKEYDETNLYIGYLPPTLDDDGLISLFSPFGEIVMAKVIKDRVTSLSKGYGFVKYADVQQANNAIASMNGHRLDGRTIAVRVAGKPPQPTVPPGPPAPAMPTYPAPPQPTGAYPSQQYAAGGPLGTPPPGSYTGAPVPWGPPPPPPPYASYPPPPPGSAMYTGQPVPPYGVQYPPPMQTATSAVPSTTVSSAETQQTYASAVDTQQSYPPGVQSHQSTTPVQSVPTYAYGNSVAAIPPNGQYSTPSYSYQGYYNMAQPPPPPPPPPTLDQSQSVTNVPWASNPPVPPPVSSAEKTYGADSEYEKFMAEMK; from the coding sequence ATGAAGGAGCTTACTGGAGGTATTGAATTTGACCCTGAAATTCAAGCTCTTAATAGCAGATTGATTGAGATTACTCGAAAGTTGCAATCTGGTTTGCCCCTAGATGACAGGCCTGAAGGTGCACGCTCACCTTCGCCTGAACCTATTTACGATAATATGGGCATCAGGATTAATACTAGGGAATATCGTGCACGGGAGAAGTTGAATAGGGAGAGGCAGGAGATTATATCCcaaatactcaagaaaaatcCCGCTTTTAAGCCACCTGCTGATTACAGGCCTCCTAAGCTTCAGAAGAAGCTTTACATCCCGATGAAAGAGTTCCCTGGTTATAATTTTATTGGTTTGATTATTGGGCCTAGAGGTAATACTCAGAAGAGGATGGAAAGAGAGACAGGCGCAAAGATTGTTATTCGAGGTAAAGGCTCTGTGAAGGAAGGTAGGTTACAGCAGAAAAGGGACTTGAAGCCTGATCCCTCAGAGAATGAAGATTTACATGTTTTGGTGGAAGCTGAAACTCAGGAGTCACTTGATGCAGCCGCTGCCATGGTGGAGAAGCTCTTGCAGCCTGTTGATGAAGTGCTTAATGAGCATAAGAGGCAACAGCTCAGGGAGCTTGCTGCTTTGAATGGGACTATTAGAGACGAGGAGTATTGTAGGTTATGTGGTGAACCAGGCCATAGGCAATATGCATGTCCGTCTAAAACTTCAACATTTAAAAGTGATGTTCTGTGTAAGATTTGTGGCGATGGTGGGCACCCCACTATTGACTGTCCAGTGAAGAATACCACAGGCAAGAAGATGGATGACGAATATCAGAACTTCCTGGCTGAGTTGGGTGGGACTGGTCCTGAATCTTCAACCAAACAAAGTTCTGCAGCTCTTGCTCTTCCTGGTATTCCTGGAAGCAATCCTCCTTGGGCCAGCAATGGCAGCAATAATAGTGGTGTGAGTAGCACCACGCCTGGCTTAGGGGCAAACCTGATCAAGCCCAAGGAATACGATGAGACCAATCTCTACATTGGATACTTGCCTCCCACTCTGGACGATGATGGTTTAATCAGCCTATTCTCTCCTTTTGGTGAAATTGTTATGGCTAAGGTTATCAAGGACCGCGTCACTAGTCTGAGTAAAGGCTATGGTTTTGTTAAGTATGCTGATGTTCAACAGGCTAATAATGCTATTGCTAGCATGAATGGTCATCGTCTGGATGGTAGGACAATAGCTGTCAGAGTGGCTGGTAAACCGCCTCAACCCACTGTGCCTCCAGGCCCTCCTGCCCCTGCGATGCCTACATACCCTGCTCCTCCCCAACCAACCGGTGCTTATCCTTCCCAGCAGTATGCTGCAGGTGGGCCTCTTGGAACCCCACCACCTGGAAGCTACACAGGAGCTCCAGTTCCATGGggacctcctcctcctcctcctccttatGCCTCTtaccctcctcctcctcccggGTCGGCCATGTATACTGGGCAACCTGTCCCTCCATATGGAGTACAGTATCCTCCTCCAATGCAGACAGCAACTTCAGCTGTTCCATCAACAACTGTGTCTTCTGCTGAAACACAACAGACGTATGCTTCAGCTGTTGATACACAGCAAAGTTACCCACCTGGAGTCCAATCTCATCAGAGCACAACTCCTGTTCAATCTGTTCCCACGTATGCCTATGGTAACTCTGTTGCTGCTATTCCACCAAATGGCCAGTATTCAACACCGTCATACAGCTATCAAGGTTACTACAATATGGcacaaccaccaccaccaccacctcctcctcctacTCTGGACCAGTCACAGAGTGTGACTAATGTTCCCTGGGCCTCCAATCCGCCTGTGCCTCCACCTGTGTCATCTGCAGAGAAGACCTATGGTGCAGACTCAGAGTATGAGAAGTTCATGGCTGAGATGAAATGA
- the LOC140035803 gene encoding PLAT domain-containing protein 3-like, with the protein MTSRRFSSSMLLLLATVVLASAVAAHPSNECVYTLYVQTGSIVKAGTDSRISVTLGDAAGKSVWIPNLRNWGLMGPQHDYFERGSLDIFTGRGPCISSPICRLNLTSDGSGAHHGWYCDYIEVTTTGPHKACSQSIFYVEQWLATDAPPYELTAVLDGCKRMETQSRERHHGPFALRKSSASE; encoded by the exons ATGACGAGTCGCCGCTTCTCATCATCAATGCTGCTACTACTCGCCACCGTCGTCTTAGCTTCTGCTGTTGCCGCCCATCCATCT AATGAATGCGTCTACACTCTCTACGTACAAACTGGAAGCATCGTAAAGGCGGGAACTGACTCCAGAATTAGCGTCACTCTAGGCGACGCCGCAGGAAAATCAGTTTGGATCCCCAATCTCAGGAATTGGGGCCTAATGGGCCCACAGCATGACTACTTTGAGAGGGGCAGTCTGGATATCTTTACTGGGCGAGGCCCATGCATAAGCTCACCCATTTGCAGGCTAAACTTGACCTCTGATGGCTCTGGAGCCCACCATGGTTGGTACTGCGATTACATCGAAGTCACCACCACGGGCCCACACAAAGCCTGTAGTCAGTCCATATTCTATGTTGAGCAGTGGTTGGCCACTGATGCTCCCCCCTACGAGCTGACTGCTGTCTTGGATGGTTGCAAGAGGATGGAGACCCAATCTAGAGAAAGGCATCACGGGCCTTTTGCGCTGCGCAAGTCATCTGCTTCCGAGTAG